The Dendropsophus ebraccatus isolate aDenEbr1 chromosome 3, aDenEbr1.pat, whole genome shotgun sequence genome includes a region encoding these proteins:
- the SLC45A2 gene encoding membrane-associated transporter protein isoform X3 → MTLKSLIQALLTMPAHYRYLCVSHLIGWTAFLSNMLFFTDYMGQIVYHGNPYAPHNSTAYLIYERGVEVGCWGMCINAISSAVYSYLQKALLPYIGLKGLYFVGYLLFGLGTGFIGLFPNVYSTLALCSLFGVMSSTLYTVPFNLISEYHREEESEALLDGKVHRGKGIDCAALTCMVQLAQIIVGGGLGLLVSLAGSVVVVVISASTASLIGCCFVAVFVRYVQ, encoded by the exons ATGACTCTGAAGTCTCTAATCCAAGCTCTCCTAACCATGCCGGCACATTATCGCTACCTGTGTGTGAGTCACCTCATCGGATGGACGGCTTTCCTCTCGAACATGCTCTTCTTTACAGACTATATGGGACAG ATTGTTTACCATGGAAATCCATATGCTCCTCATAACTCTACAGCATACCTGATCTATGAGCGAGGGGTGGAAGTTGGATGCTGGGGCATGTGTATTAATGCAATCTCATCAGCCGTGTATTCTT ACCTCCAGAAGGCGCTCCTGCCATACATTGGATTAAAGGGTCTTTATTTTGTCGGATACCTCCTATTTGGATTGGGAACAGGCTTCATAGGATTGTTCCCCAATGTTTACTCCACACTGGCTCTGTGTTCCCTGTTTGGGGTGATGTCAAGTACTCTGTATACCGTGCCCTTCAATCTCATCTCCGAATACCACCGAGAAGAAGAG AGTGAGGCATTGCTGGATGGAAAAGTTCACAGAGGAAAAGGAATAGACTGTGCGGCCCTTACCTGCATGGTGCAGCTGGCTCAGATCATTGTTGGAGGTGGTCTCGGATTGTTGGTCAGTCTCGCTGGGAGCGTGGTGGTAGTTGTCATATCGGCCTCCACAGCGTCATTGATCGGTTGCTGTTTTGTTGCTGTGTTTGTCAGATATGTCCAATAA